The uncultured Cohaesibacter sp. genome includes the window AAGACTCTGCCAGTTTTGGGGGCGCAGCACTCTGGTGTCAAATCTTTCATAAGATACAGGTAGAGGCCGCTTAACCGTCAGGTCATGAAAGCTTGTTCTGCCCATTCATAATCGGGGTGGGTTTGGCAAAGAACACAGATCAAGTTCATGAAGCAATGCAAGATGGCCGTCGTGCCTTCAATGAGAAGATATCACGCACCAAGCTGATTTCCTTCCTTTCAGCCTTTCCCAGCTGGAGACCCGTAAAAGCAGCGCTGCAATGAGCCATGGCCATCAGTCACGGAGTAATTCCAGCGGCCAAATCGCGAGGTTTTTGCCGTGGACGGCTCCCAATCTATGCTCCGCGGCCCGTTGGTGCCGTCGATATTCCAAACAATTCAGAGTCTTTAAAATGCCAATGGCACCAATCCGCATAAAACGGGGTGCCGCAAGGCAGCCGCTAACCGACGTGCAGACAACAAGAATTTTAGAAACCGCCTCTTGGGAGTGCCGGTTTCCTTTATCTTGCCCTCCCCTTCCCTCAGAGATTTTCACTTTCCTGGCCTTCTCAGTCTGCAAGAGTTTCAAAGACAAAGAGCCCGCTGGCATGCGGCTCGAAACCCACTTTTCCTAACTGGTCATCCCGTCCTTTTTGACCCGCGAATAGCTCTGTTTCACGCCAATCGCTCACGAACTGCCGTTGGCTGAATGTGATCGTGTCTCGAAGCGTGGGTGCAAGATCTGCGACATAGGACTGCGTCTCGGCAGGCAGACTTCGCCTGTTTTGAAGTACATCCTCGTAACGCGTTGGTCCCGCATTGTACGCGGCCAACATGGCTTCGATGGTGCCGTAGCGATGCCAAAGGAAACTGAGATAAGCAGTGCCTGCAAAGACATTGTCGCGCGGATCAAAGGGGTCGTCGCCAAGGTCATGGAGGAGCTTCATGTCGGACCAGGTGTCAGGCATGAGCTGCATCGGTCCCATGGCACCTTTGGGCGACACCGCATCTTCCTTGCTGCCACTTTTTTGCTGAAGGATTGCAATGATCCAGTCTTCCGGAAAGGAAAAGTGTCGCGCAGCCTCAGCAATATGAACAGCATATGAAGCGGCAATCTCCTCCCTAGCACGTGCGGATGCCAAAGGTGAGAAACTTGCCGCAAGAAACATGAAGCCG containing:
- a CDS encoding lytic transglycosylase domain-containing protein translates to MTVRHHISSVKQRVGLICSGFMFLAASFSPLASARAREEIAASYAVHIAEAARHFSFPEDWIIAILQQKSGSKEDAVSPKGAMGPMQLMPDTWSDMKLLHDLGDDPFDPRDNVFAGTAYLSFLWHRYGTIEAMLAAYNAGPTRYEDVLQNRRSLPAETQSYVADLAPTLRDTITFSQRQFVSDWRETELFAGQKGRDDQLGKVGFEPHASGLFVFETLAD